The Streptococcus viridans genome includes a window with the following:
- the hpt gene encoding hypoxanthine phosphoribosyltransferase, with the protein MLEQDIKKILISHDEIVAAARELGQKLTEDYQGKNPILVGILKGSVPFMAELIKHIDMHIELDFMLVSSYHGGTSSSGVINIIKDIDQDIKGRDILFVEDIIDTGKTLKSLKELFEGRQPASVKIATLLDKPEGRLVEIEADYTCFTIPNEFVVGYGLDYEENYRNLPYIGVLKEEVYSK; encoded by the coding sequence ATGTTAGAACAAGATATCAAAAAGATACTCATTTCCCACGATGAAATCGTAGCTGCAGCACGTGAACTTGGTCAAAAACTGACAGAAGACTACCAAGGAAAAAATCCAATTTTAGTAGGGATTCTAAAAGGGTCAGTCCCATTTATGGCAGAATTGATCAAACATATTGATATGCATATTGAGTTGGATTTTATGCTGGTGTCTAGTTATCATGGTGGAACATCAAGCTCAGGCGTGATCAATATTATCAAAGATATAGACCAAGACATTAAGGGACGTGATATTCTCTTTGTTGAAGATATCATTGATACTGGTAAAACTCTTAAGAGTTTGAAAGAATTGTTTGAAGGACGTCAACCAGCATCTGTTAAAATTGCTACCTTGTTGGACAAACCTGAAGGACGCTTAGTTGAGATTGAAGCAGATTACACTTGCTTTACCATTCCAAATGAGTTTGTTGTGGGTTATGGTTTAGACTACGAAGAAAATTATCGAAACCTTCCTTATATCGGAGTGTTGAAAGAAGAAGTGTATTCAAAATAG
- the ftsH gene encoding ATP-dependent zinc metalloprotease FtsH: MKNNRNNGFVRNPFLYLLIIVAAVTGFQYFFAGNSIGQSQQINYTELVKELKSDNVKEISYQPNGSVIEISGTYNKAKTSKDDTGVQFFTPSPSKVTRFTSVILPSDLTVQELQNLASEHKADITIKRESSSGMWITILTSIVPFVIVMFFFFSMMNQGGGGGARGAMNFGRNKARATNKEDIKVRFSDVAGAEEEKQELVEVVEFLKDPKRFTKLGARIPAGVLLEGPPGTGKTLLAKAVAGEAGVPFFSISGSDFVEMFVGVGASRVRSLFEDAKKAAPAIIFIDEIDAVGRQRGVGLGGGNDEREQTLNQLLIEMDGFEGNEGIIVIAATNRSDVLDPALLRPGRFDRKVLVGRPDVKGREAILRVHAKNKPLAKDVDLKLVAQQTPGFVGADLENVLNEAALVAARRNKKVIDASDIDEAEDRVIAGPSKKDRTVSQKERELVAYHEAGHTIVGLVLSNARVVHKVTIVPRGRAGGYMIALPKEDQMLLSKEDMKEQLAGLMGGRVAEEIIFNVQTTGASNDFEQATQMARAMVTEYGMSEKLGPVQYEGNHAMFGAQTTQKFISEQTAYEIDEEVRSLLNEARNKAAEIIQNNRETHKLIAEALLKYETLDSVQIKSLYETGKMPEDTDLELEKESKPLSYEEIKSKMEENK; this comes from the coding sequence ATGAAAAATAACAGAAACAATGGTTTTGTTCGAAATCCTTTTCTATACTTATTGATTATAGTGGCTGCTGTTACAGGTTTTCAGTATTTCTTTGCGGGAAACAGTATCGGGCAAAGCCAACAAATCAATTATACAGAATTGGTAAAAGAGCTTAAATCAGACAATGTCAAGGAAATTAGCTACCAGCCAAACGGTAGTGTCATTGAAATTTCCGGTACCTATAACAAAGCAAAAACCAGCAAGGATGATACAGGGGTTCAATTTTTCACTCCAAGTCCAAGTAAGGTGACTCGCTTCACGAGTGTGATCTTACCGTCTGATTTGACGGTTCAAGAATTACAAAACTTAGCATCCGAACACAAGGCTGACATCACTATTAAACGGGAAAGCTCAAGTGGAATGTGGATTACCATTCTGACTTCAATCGTACCCTTTGTGATTGTCATGTTCTTCTTCTTCTCCATGATGAATCAAGGAGGAGGCGGAGGTGCCCGCGGTGCTATGAACTTTGGTCGTAACAAAGCGCGTGCTACCAATAAAGAAGATATCAAGGTTCGTTTTTCAGATGTAGCAGGGGCTGAAGAAGAAAAACAAGAACTTGTTGAAGTGGTTGAATTCTTAAAAGATCCAAAACGCTTTACAAAATTGGGTGCTCGTATCCCAGCAGGTGTCCTTCTCGAAGGCCCTCCAGGAACTGGTAAAACATTACTTGCTAAGGCAGTTGCAGGAGAAGCTGGCGTACCTTTCTTTAGTATTTCAGGTTCTGACTTCGTAGAAATGTTCGTCGGTGTCGGTGCAAGCCGTGTACGTTCACTCTTTGAGGACGCTAAAAAAGCAGCACCAGCCATTATCTTTATCGATGAGATTGATGCTGTTGGACGTCAACGGGGAGTTGGCCTTGGTGGAGGAAATGATGAGCGGGAACAAACCCTTAACCAACTCTTGATTGAGATGGATGGTTTTGAAGGAAACGAAGGTATCATCGTGATCGCAGCCACTAACCGTTCCGATGTTCTAGATCCAGCCCTTCTTCGTCCAGGTCGTTTTGACCGGAAGGTTTTAGTTGGTCGTCCAGATGTAAAAGGACGAGAAGCTATCTTGCGTGTTCATGCTAAAAATAAACCATTAGCCAAAGATGTTGACTTGAAACTGGTTGCCCAACAAACACCAGGATTTGTTGGAGCAGATCTTGAAAACGTCTTAAACGAAGCAGCTCTAGTAGCGGCTCGTCGCAATAAGAAGGTTATCGATGCATCTGATATTGATGAAGCCGAAGATCGTGTGATTGCTGGTCCTTCCAAGAAAGACCGAACAGTTTCTCAAAAGGAACGCGAATTGGTTGCTTACCATGAGGCAGGGCATACCATTGTTGGATTGGTCCTATCTAATGCTCGTGTTGTCCACAAGGTGACCATCGTTCCACGTGGACGTGCAGGCGGTTATATGATTGCTCTTCCAAAAGAAGATCAAATGTTACTTTCTAAAGAAGATATGAAAGAACAATTAGCTGGTCTTATGGGAGGACGTGTAGCGGAAGAAATTATCTTTAACGTTCAAACCACAGGGGCTTCCAATGACTTTGAGCAAGCGACCCAAATGGCGCGTGCCATGGTAACAGAATATGGTATGAGTGAAAAACTTGGTCCGGTTCAATACGAAGGCAACCATGCTATGTTTGGAGCTCAAACAACTCAAAAATTTATTTCAGAGCAAACAGCATATGAAATTGATGAAGAAGTAAGAAGTCTATTGAATGAAGCTCGCAATAAAGCTGCCGAAATCATCCAGAACAATCGTGAAACCCACAAGTTGATTGCAGAAGCCTTGTTGAAATACGAAACCTTGGACAGTGTTCAAATTAAGTCATTGTATGAAACAGGTAAAATGCCAGAAGATACTGATTTAGAATTAGAAAAAGAATCTAAACCATTATCTTATGAAGAAATTAAATCTAAAATGGAAGAAAATAAGTAA